Part of the Methylomonas sp. AM2-LC genome, GATGTAGAATCATTATTTGCTTTAACGGCGACCACGGCAGAATTTGTCGCGGCACAGCATCCGGCTTTACACCCCGGACAAACGGCAGAAATCAGAAATAATAGTGGTGAAATTATCGGTTTAATGGGGATGCTGCACCCAACACTTGAAAAGCAACTCGGTTTTGATAACCCAGTCTTCTTATTCGAGTTAAAACAAGAAGCAGTATTGGCCAGAGCGGTACCTAAATTTACGCCGCTCTCCAAGTTTCCATCCGTACGCCGCGATATGGCATTGATTGTTGATGACGCCTTATCCGCACGTACGATTATCGACTGTATTACCCGTTGTCAGGAAGCAGTCATTCGTGAAGTACAGATTTTCGATATCTATCGGGGACCAGGGCTTGCAGAAGGTTGTAAAAGTGTGGCTCTAAGCCTAATTTTACAAGATTTTTCACAAACCCTTACCGAATTGGAAATTGATGCTATATTTCAACGGATACTCGCTGTTTTGGCGGCAAAACACAATGCAAGATTGAGGGAGTGATTGTGGCATTAACAAAAGCAGATATTGCAGAAAAATTATTTGAAGACCTTGGCTTAAATAAACGCGAAGCCAAAGAAATAGTTGAGTTGTTTTTTGATGAAATCAAAAGCTCTCTGGAAAGTGGCGAACAGGTTAAATTATCCGGGTTCGGCAAATTCGAATTACGCGATAAAAGTGGTCGTCCGGGTCGCAACCCCAAAACGGGTGAAGAAATTCCCATTACACCACGCCGGGTTGTCACTTTTCGGACTGGTCAAAAATTAAAAGCCCGAGTAGAAGCGTATGCTGGAAGCGAGTAATAATAACGAACTGCCTGCCATACCGGCTAAACGCTATTTTACCATTGGTGAAGTTAGCGAGTTATGCTGTGTAAAACCGCATGTGCTACGTTACTGGGAGCAAGAGTTTACTGAGCTTAGCCCTGTAAAAAGACGTGGCAACCGACGTTATTATCAACGCCACGATGTGTTGTTAATCCGGCAGATCAGGTCTTTACTGTACGAACAAGGCTATACTATTGGCGGTGCCAGATCGCATCTGACTAGCGACAATGCCAAAGAAGATACCTTAAAGACCAAACAGCTTATCCATCAAATGATAGGTGAGCTGGAAGATATTCTGGAATTACTAAAGTAATTTATACAATATTTCTGGTATAATAATCGGCTTGCTGTTAATGTTTAACAGCATCCTTGTTAGAAATAAACTTCGGGGCGTAGCGCAGTCTGGTAGCGCACTATACTGGGGGTGTAGGGGTCGTGGGTTCAAATCCCGCCGTCCCGACCAAGTTTATGTTTTATACCGTACGATAAAATCCAAAAACCCGCAAGCTGTCTGGCTTGGCGGGTTTTTTATTGTCCAGCGATGTACAGTAAAATGTAATAAGATTGGACAAAAAATGTAATAACTATTGTAATAAGTCCTAAAATTCATAATTATTACATCTGGAGTTATTACGCTATGGCTAAGAACCTTTTGAATGACACGGCTTTGAGGGCGATTAAACCCACTGACAAAGATCAGCTTATTAGTGATGGCAGCGGCCTGTTTCTGCTCGTCAAGCCAGACGGTAAAAAATGGTGGCGCTTTGTTTACACTTTCGAGGGAAAACGAAAAGCCTTATCACTTGGCGTATATCCACAAACAACATTATCAGCGGCAAGAAAACAAGCAGAAGCAAATAGAGAAAATCTGGCAAATGGCATAAACCCCAGCGACCTTCGTAAAGAAAGCAAAATTGTAAAAGCCAAACAGGTTGAAGCCGAACAACGAATTGCCGACGGGCTATCGCCTATCGGTAGCTTCCAATGCGTAGCGGAAGAATGGTACAGCAAAAAAATGCTGATCAGGTCGGAAAGCCACCAAAAACGGACAATGAGCTTATTGAAACGCGATTTATATCCGTGGTTAGGCAGTCGGCCGATAACTGAAATCAAAGCACCGGAACTCTTGAAAGTTTTGCAACGTATTGAAAGCAGAAACGCTATTGAAACAGCGCACAGAGCCTTACAGACCAGCGGGCAGGTTTTTCGTTATGCCGAGGCAAACGGCTACATTGAACGCGATATTACCCAAGCCTTAAAGGGCGCGTTAACATCGGTCGATGGTGGAAATTTTGCATCTATGACCGATCCACAACAAGTTAAGCCGTTATTAAAAGCAATTGATGAATATAGCGGCTCTTTTATTGTTAAATGTGCGTTAAGACTTGCGCCTTTGGTTTTTGTGCGGCCTGGTGAGTTGCGTCAAGCAGAGTGGAATCATATTGACCTTGATACTAAAGAATGGCGTTATCAGGTAACAAAAACAAAAACCGATCATATTGTACCGCTTAGCAGACAGGCGATTGAAATTTTAGAAGAAATTCATCCGCTTACAGGGATGGGTAGATTCGTGTTTCCATCAGCCAGAACCCCAAACGGCTCAAGAGCCATGTCAGATGTGGCTTTGCTGGCTGCCTTAAGGCGCATGGGAATTGGTAAAGATGAAATGACAGTCCATGGTTTTAGGGCGATGGCGCGGACTATTCTTGATGAAGTGCTGGGATTCAGGCCGGATTTTATCGAACATCAACTAGCTCATTCCGTCAAAGACCCCAACGGCAGAGCTTACAATAGAACGGCACACTTACCGGAACGTCATAAGATGATGCAAACCTGGGCTGATTATTTAGATAACTTGAAAGCTGCAGCCCAGGTGATTCCGTTTAGAAAACAGGGCTAAAATTTGCTACTTCGCTTACGCGCTATGGTTGAATTTACAGTAATCAAATTTTGGCCTGTAGTAAGCGGATGAGCGAATTGTTTGTTTTTGCTTGTGCACGTCAGACCATGACTTTTTTTCTTGATTTCGGTTTTTGGTTAGAGAAATTGGTGTATCAACCATTTCCCTTACTTAAAAAATCCACACACCGCCGGGGAATATCATCCACTGGCTTAAAGCCATGCTTTCGGCATCTGCGGTTTTTCATAAAACCGCACTCCCGGCAATAATGCCGATCATCCAATATATCGATTTTTGGGGGTGGCAAAATCTTGTCAGCCCATTGCAGCAACCAAAGCCTTTTGCTGGTATCCCTAACGCAAGCTTCCAACACCTCTTGAATAATTTCCTGATCGGTCTCGCCAATAGCGGCCAAATAATCGAGTATTTTTTGCCTTTCTTGTTCAGAAAATGGTTGTGCATTTTGGATTTTGAATTTTTCTGAGCGAACCGGGGGAACCCAGAGAATAGGCTTATAAACCCTGGTCTGTAGCGGTTCCCTTGGTGGTTTTTGTGAAGAATCCGGGGGAACTGTCGGCGGCATTTGCCCAGCAATCTGGTTAAACAGGCCTTCAAGCATGATCCACTTCCTCGACTGGCAATATCCAATACAAAGAAGGTTTGCCTAAGCCGGCTATCGTGGTTTTTCTGGCGCGTTTACCGGCATTGTGAGCGACTATCCATTTGGCGTCTTCCAGGGCTTTCAGTACCCGGCTGAAATCAAAATTGCCGCCAGCTTCCTTTAGTGCGTCACTGGTGAATAGATAAATGCGTTCATCATCATTATCTTGATACCATCCCGCTCGTTCGGCCCGTGGTTTCTCGTCGGGATTATTTTTGTCTGTGAATCGGGTATCGCCGTATTTCAGAATATAGGTGCCGACATTTTGTAAAATTTGCTGGTCTTCTGTAAGCCCTTTACCGCGTTCACGCAGCCATTGGGAAAAAAACAACTGGCAAGCCTGTAATGCAGTCCCCTGTTCCCAAGGTGCTATGCCGGCTTCGATAGCCAGTTCTCCGGCCATCGCGTACAAGGCAAATTTAGAGGCTACCCTGGCCGACTGATGATCAATATGACTGAATTGGGTTACGATTTTTGCCAGTACCGTACCGAAATCGGCATTGCCTTGCTGAATCAGATATTCAACAAACTTGATACCGGCATGGCCGTAATGCTTGGCAGACTGGGTTTTGAAGAAATCCGATAGGGTTCTGCCATCATTAAAATGATGTAGGTTGTCGAATAGCCCAAATTGCCGTTTTACCGAAATACTGAGCAAACGCAGTAACTGGCCGGCCTTGGCCTGTTTACCGCTTTCTTTCATGGCGGTAGTGATTGAACGTTCGCCCGTGGATAGGATTGTTAACCGCCAGCGCTGTACTTGTCTGGCAGAACCGGCTTTATTGGCTCTGGTTTTGCCAGTGCCGTTGCCTAAACAATAGACAATACCGCCAATTTCCTGCGGTTCAGCTTCATTGATTTCATCCAGACACAAACAAGTATCAGACAACATGGCCGCAACACTTTCCAGACCATTTGAAGTGGCCCGCCAGCTGCGCTTGAAATCCTCGCCGCCCCATATCGAAGCAGCCAGCAGTAAAGCCGTGGTCTTACCGGTACTGGAGTCGCCTACCCAGTGTATGCCACCGGAATCGTGGTGGACTTTAGCTAGCAATGGCCCGGCGAATGAGACGCACAGCGATAAGACCAATACCGGATTTCCGGCGCAATAGCCCGCAAGCTGCTGCCATTGCAGGTAATCGCCACCGGTACGAATGGCTCCATAGTGACTAATACAATCACTTTGCAAATAGACATTATCGGCACCGAGAATCCGATCCGGCATCACAAAGGCATGGCCTTTGGCCGCCCAGCCGGTATGCGTGGCGGCGGTAATTACTTTTTCCGGAATATGCGATTGGAGATAATCCGCCAGTTTGTGACGATGCTTCCATTCTATCTCCACACCGGCAGCCAGCAGTTCTCCGCGTAATTCTTCGCCGGAACCACGCAGCAATTCCATAGGCATGGCCCATTGCCGCCAACGTCCAAAGGTATCACGGAAACGTAGCAAGCGCCCAAAATACTGGCCATCTTCGGTATTGGTGACCGCCTCTATATACAGTGGCGAGCAAATCCGTATGGCATGCTGTGCAGCAGGACTTTTCTGGTTGCCTTCGCTCTGATAGCAATACCAGACGCCAGATTGACGCTTGCCGCCCAAGTCGAACCAGTGTTCTTCTACGATATAACAGGGTAAATCCAAGTCGGCAAAGGATAATTGCCTAATCTCGGTTTTATTGGAAAGGACGCTTTTTTCCAGGCTAGACAATTCAGCATCGTCCAGTTCTATTGCTTCAGGCAGAAACATCGCCATCTCTCTGCTTGAGTCCCGGATAAATCATGATCTGTTCCCTGGCCTGAACCCAGCGATCACCCGCAGGCCTTGATGAGTCGTATTCAACGGCTGGTTGACTGACATCGACCCAGCAAGGGAGAACCGTCACCTGCTCTGCTCCGGCAACCAGCAGAATTTTCACCAATTGAATAATTTGATTGTGGGTTGGCCCTAGATCCCAGTCTACAAGGACATATAGCGCCGAAACCTGCCAGACATAGCAAAGTGGCGATTCTGACGCAGGCATCACCAATGCCCAGACAGTCGGGTTTTTCTGCCAATGTTTGGCGCGTCGCCAACTGTCACGTCCTATGCAGACAATCAGCAGCCAGGGTGGATTTGCAGATTGCAATTTCTCCGATAATATTCTGCCGAACGGTGGCAGTTTTTTTCTAGGCGCTGACTGCATCTTGAAAGAGTTTTTTGATCAATTCCCGAATATCTTCCACACGCCAGGCGGTAATGCGTGGACCGAGTTTGACAGGCGCTGGATATCGTCCGGATTTTACGCCTTCCCACCAGGTGGATTTACTGACTGGAATTAAGGCGGGTATTGGAGGGTTGGCTTTGGGATTACCAATGATTTGCGCTAATCGCAGATAACCGGTTTCAGGTAGTTTGGACATGGAGGTACGCCTTGATCCAGAGAAGGGTAATATTTGTGTAAATTGAAATTGTGCAACAAGAACAAATCATCTATCACATCGAAAAACGCCGAATTTCGAACTGTCTAGAAGTAGAAAAAAACCATAAATTGTGGTAGCTGCACATTGCTGCCTGGTGCCTATATTGATGAGAGGCGAAGAGTTTTGACAGTCCCTTGGGTGGGCTATAACCTTCAATTTCTGGATACTGAACTGGCGCTTGAAAGATGATTCTGCGTAAGAAAGTTCTTGGTGTTAAGTCGATTGTGCTGGTGGAAGGAAAGTTTACTGCCGTTGCGTGACAATCTGATGCTGCGGCGATACCCGGTAATTCAATTAGGCTTGGCGCGGGTCTATAACGAAGAGTTAAGCCGCAACGAGACAAGTCCGATATATCGCATTGTCGACGTTTCAAATCAATAGGATGATAGATCAGCAATTAATAAGTGCGATTTCTTTGTTAAGTAAAAAGATTTTTCTTTACACTATTGACACAATTTTCTTTCAGATGTAGACTTTTAATCATTCGATATCATAAAAGAGGGGGGGGCATGAATACCACAAAAATTAGTATCAAAATCTACGAACCTCTTTTGAGTGCATTTGATAGTCAATTGGATAGAGTTTTTTTTAAAAGAGATGCTTTTTTAAACAACATACTCAAGACAGAAATCAAAAAACTCGATAAGGAAATGGAAGGCAAACGCTTATCCAGAGAGGCTAGACGTTACATATCCCAAGAGTTAAGGCGTTTAGGCACTAAAAATATCAACATTGTCGTTGAGAAAGACGTTGCTGATTTCCTTAATGAAATTATCGATCGTCATAATATGGTGAGAGATGCATTCATGAATAGGCTTTTTTTATTTCTACGATCAAGCGATAAACTGTTGAGCTATTTAGACATCCCACCAACAATTGATGATCCAGATTTGAGACATTGCGAGAGTATGCCAACTAGTCCACTTTATGCGATTGAGTCAGTAATATCAGACCCGTTTTTCTATATAGAAAATGCTGTTAGAAAGCAATATAACACTGGTATTTATCTTTTAGAGCTGCCACCGGAACGAATTGGATTTTCATGCTTTCTAGATGATTCCCAAGTGCCAGGCACAAAAGAATTTAATAGTACTTATGATAGTTTTGAATGAGTATTTTAAATAGACTTTTTAGAAAAATTACTTTTTTAAGTTTTAAAAACAAACTTTACTTAAGAGTTGGAGTATAAATATGAGAAATTCAAATTTAAAAATAAGTCGTTATGGTGCTTATAATTACCATGGCATCTCTTCTATTTATATTGAATCATTTCAAATATCGCTAGGGCTTAATCGTAGTTTTAATATAGTTGCAAGAAATATAAAAGACTTTAATACCAAATCACATCATAATTATGAAATAAATTTGTCTGCTGAGGTTTTTACTAGCTTGATTATGGTAATGGATGAAGCCGCTGAATCAGATCCAATTTACTACGAAAAACTATTCGAACCAGTTTTAAAATCTATTAATCGTCTTCAAGCAGTAGCATCTGGCATACCTATCCAGTCAAGAAATATTCAAAATATAATTAAAAATAGTGGAAATGAACAAAACGATGTTATTGACAGAAAAAAACCAAAATTTTATTTTTCTGGACTAAATAAATTGAAAAATTAAACTTTAAGATTGCTTTATAAAATTGATAGATTATGAACGCAGAAAAAAACTAGAACTTGATTAGTTACACCAAAGTTTAGTGTTCAACATAAAATTTAAATTTTGTTCTGAATTCTTAATTTTTTATATTACTTAATAAATAAATGTAAATTAGATGAAAATTAAAATTGCTCAATTCGTAATAATTACTATTTTGTACACTACAAATGCCTCAGCTGATCTTGAGTCTGGATTAGTAGCTATGAAAAAAAAGGAGTATAAAACCGCAGCTAAGGAATTTGAATTAGCCGCCAAGGAGGGTATACCCACAGCTCAAAACTTACTCGGTACATTATACGCAGAAGGAAATGGAGTAGATAAAAGTTATGATAAAGCACTTGTTTGGTACCGTAAGTCGGCTAATCAAGGCAATGGGGATTCTATGGAGAAAATAGCCAATTTTTATGCAAACGGCTATGGTGTTAAACAAGATATGTTGATTGCAATCGATTGGTATCGGAAATCTTTGGAAGCAGGTACTTTTGCCATTCTTATCCTTAATGGCCATAACGGCAATAAGCTATCTTACAGTACGGATGATAAACAAATTACGGATGATAGCCAAATTAAGGAAGTTATTAATCAAGCACAAGATCACCTGAGAAGAAAAGCAGAACAGGGTGATGTAAATGCTCAAGTTAATTTAGGCTGCATGTATTTTAGTTCTTTGCTCGGCGTTCCAGACAATTTGCAAGCAAGCCAATCTCAAGCTTTAGGTTGGTTTCTCAAAGCCGCTGAAAAAGGCAATATAGCAGCTCAAAGACTTCTTGGTTTTATTTATGAATTCGAAATCGGGGTTGATCGTGATGAAATACAGGCTGA contains:
- a CDS encoding integrase arm-type DNA-binding domain-containing protein, which gives rise to MAKNLLNDTALRAIKPTDKDQLISDGSGLFLLVKPDGKKWWRFVYTFEGKRKALSLGVYPQTTLSAARKQAEANRENLANGINPSDLRKESKIVKAKQVEAEQRIADGLSPIGSFQCVAEEWYSKKMLIRSESHQKRTMSLLKRDLYPWLGSRPITEIKAPELLKVLQRIESRNAIETAHRALQTSGQVFRYAEANGYIERDITQALKGALTSVDGGNFASMTDPQQVKPLLKAIDEYSGSFIVKCALRLAPLVFVRPGELRQAEWNHIDLDTKEWRYQVTKTKTDHIVPLSRQAIEILEEIHPLTGMGRFVFPSARTPNGSRAMSDVALLAALRRMGIGKDEMTVHGFRAMARTILDEVLGFRPDFIEHQLAHSVKDPNGRAYNRTAHLPERHKMMQTWADYLDNLKAAAQVIPFRKQG
- a CDS encoding AlpA family phage regulatory protein; its protein translation is MSKLPETGYLRLAQIIGNPKANPPIPALIPVSKSTWWEGVKSGRYPAPVKLGPRITAWRVEDIRELIKKLFQDAVSA
- a CDS encoding MerR family transcriptional regulator, yielding MLEASNNNELPAIPAKRYFTIGEVSELCCVKPHVLRYWEQEFTELSPVKRRGNRRYYQRHDVLLIRQIRSLLYEQGYTIGGARSHLTSDNAKEDTLKTKQLIHQMIGELEDILELLK
- the ihfA gene encoding integration host factor subunit alpha; the protein is MVALTKADIAEKLFEDLGLNKREAKEIVELFFDEIKSSLESGEQVKLSGFGKFELRDKSGRPGRNPKTGEEIPITPRRVVTFRTGQKLKARVEAYAGSE
- a CDS encoding DUF927 domain-containing protein, whose protein sequence is MFLPEAIELDDAELSSLEKSVLSNKTEIRQLSFADLDLPCYIVEEHWFDLGGKRQSGVWYCYQSEGNQKSPAAQHAIRICSPLYIEAVTNTEDGQYFGRLLRFRDTFGRWRQWAMPMELLRGSGEELRGELLAAGVEIEWKHRHKLADYLQSHIPEKVITAATHTGWAAKGHAFVMPDRILGADNVYLQSDCISHYGAIRTGGDYLQWQQLAGYCAGNPVLVLSLCVSFAGPLLAKVHHDSGGIHWVGDSSTGKTTALLLAASIWGGEDFKRSWRATSNGLESVAAMLSDTCLCLDEINEAEPQEIGGIVYCLGNGTGKTRANKAGSARQVQRWRLTILSTGERSITTAMKESGKQAKAGQLLRLLSISVKRQFGLFDNLHHFNDGRTLSDFFKTQSAKHYGHAGIKFVEYLIQQGNADFGTVLAKIVTQFSHIDHQSARVASKFALYAMAGELAIEAGIAPWEQGTALQACQLFFSQWLRERGKGLTEDQQILQNVGTYILKYGDTRFTDKNNPDEKPRAERAGWYQDNDDERIYLFTSDALKEAGGNFDFSRVLKALEDAKWIVAHNAGKRARKTTIAGLGKPSLYWILPVEEVDHA